The region TGAATGTAAAAGCTCATCGCATGTGTATGTAATCAATGGCTGTACTAAAAATAGCTTGTCAAAAAGAGACTCTTATCCCTGGGAGCCTCTGGTTACTAAATAATAATATTAATGGCTACAAAAATATTGCAAGCAATGAACTTGCAACAGAGGTAATTGCTGGAAGGAAATTCGAAATAATATATGACACCCAATCAACATCACCTCCCTCTGAAAAAGAAAGAGTCAAAGTTCGGCTATTGGAGGATGGTTACATTTGTTGGCTTGAAATAAGAGATATTTTTGATCAAATTGAAACTACTGCGCCCTGGGAGCCAATATTGCTTGAGAAACATGAAATCGCTAATAGATTACCTAAAATCTTAATTTGGATAGAAAAAACATCTAAATCTCCTAATCAATATTTGTGGGGTGGAACTGCAGGGCCAAACTTTGATTGTTCTGGCTTAGTACAAACTGCATTTTCCTCAGAAGATATTTGGTTACCTCGTGATGCTTATCAACAAGAGAAATTTTGTAAGCCAGTAGATTTTAATAAAAATACTTTAAAAGAAATTATTCCAGGTGACTTATTATTTTTTGGAGATAGCAAAAAATGCACGCATGTTGCCATATACAAAGGCAAAGGTAATTATTGGCATAGCTCAGGCACAAAAAATGGTAGGAATGGTATAGGCATAGATACCTTGAACCCCATACATAAAAATTCTATTTCCTCTTATTATTCCTCAATCTTAAGAGGAGCAGGGAGAGTTGAATCTTGTCATGATGGGTCTTCAATAGCCTAATCAATCAAAACATCCAAAATTATTCTTTAATGATCAATCAAATAGATATATCTATTGTTATTCCTATCTTC is a window of Prochlorococcus marinus subsp. marinus str. CCMP1375 DNA encoding:
- a CDS encoding C40 family peptidase, producing MAVLKIACQKETLIPGSLWLLNNNINGYKNIASNELATEVIAGRKFEIIYDTQSTSPPSEKERVKVRLLEDGYICWLEIRDIFDQIETTAPWEPILLEKHEIANRLPKILIWIEKTSKSPNQYLWGGTAGPNFDCSGLVQTAFSSEDIWLPRDAYQQEKFCKPVDFNKNTLKEIIPGDLLFFGDSKKCTHVAIYKGKGNYWHSSGTKNGRNGIGIDTLNPIHKNSISSYYSSILRGAGRVESCHDGSSIA